ATCGGTCAGTGATGGAAAAAGGATCCTTTTTCGGTTTGATAAGGCGGCTTTTTCCTTTAAATTTATACCATTCAAGGTTCCATATCCAGTGCCATTTAGGCTTCTTGGAGATGAAGCAAAAGGATGGTTAGACACTACATATTTGTCTGAATCTGGAAACCTCCGTATCTCGAGAGGAAATAAGGTGAATGACATATTAAGGTCCAAATCTCCTTGTTCAGACTGCCTTCTTATTAGCAAAAATGAGAACCTAGGATTTGATTGGCAGAAGCCGCCATAAAAATGTTTGGCTAATGGTACGCCTTTATCTGGTTGTAGTGCAGGGAACCACATTTGTGCTGCAAAAGCTGACTGAACCTAGGCAGTTGTTACTATCAGCTATTTCCACTGGAAAAGGAATTGAAAAGGTAAACTCAAACGTTCAATTACCAAGAGAATCTAATGACCATAGAGTTGGATTGAGGAGGTGCCCGAATGTTAACTGAACTAATGCTGAATCATTGTTGTAGGCAATTGATGAGATCACATCTTCGAGCAAGAACAAAGGTGACAGCGAGCTTGAACTTGTAGAAGGTGAATGGAATATGATCTGGAGTTCACAGGTATCTTCATGGGAATTACTGCTTTTATTTTGCTCATAGTCTCAATATATAGACATAAAGTATAATGACATTAGATCCATGGAACTAACGAAACGAATCGAGGAAAAACTTTTGAAGAATCCTAATTTACTGGTGCAATAGCTTGAAGAGCTAGTTTTCCTAGCTCCAGGTTATGTACTAATGCCATTGAAAGGACTCAGAGAATCGAACCAAGTGTTGTTCAAAGTCTCGTGCGCATTTCCATGGCCACGTCATTTTAGAACTTTGCCCATCTGTATTCAAGTGTTGGGGATGACAATTCTTAGAAATCTTAAAGACCCAGAGCCAGCAGAAAGTAGAATCAATGCCCAACGACTCCATCATCAGGTTTACTGACTTTCATCGAGCTGAATGGATTGGCACTTCATTCTTTTGGCTATCATGCTAACCTGATGGAATGAACGTGGTGCTAGTATTGCAGCTTTTTGTTTCCAGttggtccttgaattttctATGTTAACAAGATGCCACAAGCATTCTAACACAATTATCTTGCCATACAAAATCCGACAATGTCAAGAACAGTCCGACACAATTTTTGCTATACAAAATACAACAGTGTCATTTAAACAATGGTCACATGTCTCTCAGTGCATCTCATTGCTTCTTACATATCTGTGTCCTGCGCGGTGCAGATGGAGACGGACAGTTGGATAGAGAATGCAGCTAATGGACTGATGGGCACACAGGTAGGTATAAGTAAATTGTCCTTTCTATCACGTTGTCGCATGAGTCCATCGCTCATGAAGCTCGTCCTGCTCCTTGTAGATTGTCAAAAAGAGTGCACAAATGAAATTTGTGGCGAACATCTTGCCTGGCCTGAGATTCTCCATGAATGGCACATTTGTGTAAGTATTttgctttcctttctcttttgcaCGGGGTAGGATATATGCTGCGGCACTTAGTTTTCCGGTTCATAGTAGAGAACATTATACTAAAGGCAAGATCAAATATAGATGTTCCTGTCGGACAGCACGAAGCACCATCCGTTATGTGTGCATATAGGGATCACAGAACAAATTGGAATATAAGTATTCAACACTCTTGCACACTTGCCCCTGCGCATGCACTTTCACATATGCGTGCGAGCAGGTGCTCTTTGGTTTCCCAGGTGATTTATAATGCCACAATCAATCCGAATTGGAGTAAGAGGATCACTACTTATTATTCTAAATAATGATCGctcgtatcacttgaaataattactcaataaaaaagaattattatccataaaaatttacgtctaatattttcgtgaacaataaaaatatataacgatatattttgttcattcatttttataagagatACAAACAatcgtttttgaaaaaattgtattccaaattattcatttttaaagaaatatgtGGAATCGAATTAGGAACTTATTCTCCTAACTGATTCTCCAACAAGCTCAGCTGAAACATCCTTGGACTAGTGAAAATGGTGAAAGAGTTTCAAAGCCAAGTAAGAGCGGGTTATAGACACGATACGcctcaatgaaaaaaaaatattagctaTAAAAATTTATGTTTGATACgtgaacaataaaaatatataacgATATAtaattgttcattcatttttgtaagaaatACAAGCAactgtttttgaaaaaattgtattccaaattattcatttttaaagaaatatgtGGAGTCGAATTAGGAACTTATTCTCCTAATTGATTCTCCAACAAGCTCAGCTGAAACATCCTTGGACTAGTGAAAATGGTGAAAGAGTTTCAAAGCCAAGTAAGAGCGGGTTATAGACACGATATGCctcaacgaaaaaaaaatattagcgaTAAAAATTTATGTTTGATACgtgaacaataaaaatatacaaCGATATAtaattgttcattcatttttgtaagagatacaaacaatcatttttgaaaaaatatatttcaaatcattcattttttaagaaatatatgGAGTCAAATCAAGAACTTATTCTCCTAACTGATTCTCCAACAAGCTCAGTTGAAACATCCTTGGACTAGTGAAAATGGTGAAACTGTTTCAAAGCCAAGTAAGAGCGGGTTATAGACATTGAGTTTTGCttacttcaatttttgaagcGTTCACCGCGACGCAACTCCTTGTTACTCCGAGGGGCGGGGGAGAGGAAGTCCTTCACATTTCACAAATTCATGTTCACAGATCTGGGAACTGCACTGCAGTTTAGGCAAATTTGAAGGCATAGCTTCACCAGATCTCATACCTTCACAGGAAATCCGGCACCAATTCGTATGATGTCACGATGGATGATGCCGCTATCATCGGAGGCCCACTTGGATATCCTGTGGAAATGGAGACCAAGTTTAAGCTGGAGCTTCTGTAAGATTTGCGTCTCCTCTGTCTTCTAAACGACTCAACAGTTAACACCCCCAGAATTTGATCCTATCATGCACGCATACCTCTATTTTCTCTCGCAGATATGCAGACGACAGAATCAGGATCAGTCGGGGTTACAACAACATAGTCTTTGTG
The genomic region above belongs to Rhodamnia argentea isolate NSW1041297 chromosome 6, ASM2092103v1, whole genome shotgun sequence and contains:
- the LOC115726747 gene encoding probable plastid-lipid-associated protein 12, chloroplastic produces the protein MASHVHRLQFNTATPSPALLAPQTLNRRSPKSVEYRRNRGRDGLVACRSSLVGEQQEASPFTDPETQLIEALIGIQGRGRSANPQQLQDVQRAVEVLETLGGVPDPTSSDLIEGRWQLMFTTRPGTASPIQRTFVGVDVFSVFQEIYLRSNDPRVSNIVVFSEAIGELKVEAAASVSDGKRILFRFDKAAFSFKFIPFKVPYPVPFRLLGDEAKGWLDTTYLSESGNLRISRGNKGTTFVLQKLTEPRQLLLSAISTGKGIEKAIDEITSSSKNKGDSELELVEGEWNMIWSSQMETDSWIENAANGLMGTQIVKKSAQMKFVANILPGLRFSMNGTFVKSGTNSYDVTMDDAAIIGGPLGYPVEMETKFKLELLYADDRIRISRGYNNIVFVHLRVDRTK